The DNA window GCGGTGCTTCGGCGGCTTCCCAACGACGTTGACCCGCCCACCGTCGCCAAGAGCGACGCCGACTCCGACCCTTCGATCACCATCGCCGTCTCGTCCGACCGGGCCCTGCGGGAACTGACCGAGTTCGCCGAGACCACCGTCAAGGAGCAGCTCGAACGGTCGATCGGCGTCGGCGAGGTGCGGGTGGTCGGCGGCGCCCGGCGGACGGTCAACGTCTGGCTCGACGCCGACAAGCTCGTCTCCTACCAGCTGCCGGTGACGGCCGTCCGCGACGCGATCGCCCGGCAGAACGCCGACGTGCCCGGCGGACAGGTCACCGGCAAGAGCCGCGAACTGACCCTCCGCACCATGGGCCGGCTCAGCACCGCCGAAGAGTTCAACGACATCGCCATCGAAACCCGCAACGGCCAGCCCATTCGCGTGCGTGACATCGGCAGGGCCGAAGACGGCTCGGCGGAGCAGCGGTCGGCGAGCAGGCTCAACGGCAAACCCACCGTCACCCTCGAAGTCCGCCGCCAGAGCGGCGCCAACACCGTACGAGTCATCGAAGGCGTCAAGGCGAAGCTCGCCGAGATTCAGCCGCAGTTGCCGCAGGACGTGAGGCTCGAAGTTCTTCAGGACCAGAGCCGCTACATCTACAACGCGCTGCACGAAATCAACGTGCACCTGGTGCTCGGCAGCATCCTGGCGTGCCTGGTGGTGCTGGCGTTCATGCGGTCCTGGCGGAGCACGATCATCGCCGGCGTCGCGATCCCGACCAGCGTGGTCGCGACCTTCGGCATGATGTGGGCGCTGAATTTCACGCTGAACAGCGTGACCATGCTGGCGCTGGTGCTGATGGTGGGCATCGTCATCGATGACGCGATCGTAGTCTTGGAAAACATCTTCCGCTTCGTCGAAGAAAAGAAGATGAACTCCTTCGAGGCCGCCCGCGCCGCCACCGCCGAAATCGGCCTGGCCGTGCTGGCGACCACGCTGAGCCTGGTGGTCATCTTCATCCCCGTGTCGTTCATGAGCAGCGTGTCCGGACGGTTCCTCTACCAGTTCGGCATCACCGCTGCCGTCGCGGTCATGGTGAGCCTGCTGGTCAGCTTCACGCTCACGCCGATGATGAGCGCCCGGCTGCTCCGCGGCGAGGCGAAGAAGCACGCGAAACGGTCGGGAGGAACGGTCGCGGACGCGAACGCAGCCCCCAACGGAGAGTCGTCCAACGGCAACGGTCACGCCGGTAATGGTCACGCAGACGCCACGGTCGTCGATCCCCAAGCTCTCTCTGCCGCCGATGCGCACACGTCCCGCAGTCGCGGCGGTTTCTACGGCTACATCGACCGCTCCTACACCTGGATGCTCGAGTTCGCGATGCGTCACCGCATCGCGGTCACCGTTGTCGCGATCCTGGTCATTCTCTCGTCGGTCCCGCTCTACCAGGCCGTCCGGCTCGAATACACGCCGGGCAATGTGGATGAAGGGGAATTTGCCGTCTCCGTGACCGGCCCCCAGAGCACCAGCTGGGCCGCCACCAACGCGGCGATCCAGGCGATCGAAGAAGAGGTGCGGCAGGTGCGTGGCGTGCAGCTGGTGCTGGGGTCGTCGGGCGGCGGCTTCACGGGGGGCGTCAATACCGGCAACATCTACGTCCGCATGGTCCCCCACGAGCAGCGCGTCTGGTCCATCACACGCATGCTCAAAGGGTTTCTCCACGGCGATTTCACCGGCAGCTTCAAGGACAACTACTCGCAGCGCGACGTGATCGCCGACGTCCGCAAGCGCGTCGCCAAATTCAAGGACGTGCGCGTCGCCGTGCGGGCCTACAGCCCGTTCAACACCGGCGGCGGGCGGTACGAGATCGACTTCGTGTTCAAAGGCCCCGAGTTACAGGAACTCGCCCGCTACACCGACCTGCTCCGCCAGCAATCAGACAAACTGGGGATTGTCGATGCCGACACCACGCTCAAGCTCGATGCTCCCGAACTTCGCGTCAAGATCGACCGCGCCAAGGCCGCCGACCTCGGCATCGACGCGGCCGATATCGGTACGGCGCTGCGGCTGATGGTGGGCGGCGAGACGGAAGTCTCCCGCTACCGCGACCCCAAGGCCGGCGAAGACTACCTCGTGCAGCTTCGACTCACCGAAGCCGACCGCAGCGACCCGACGATGCTCGACCAGCTCTACCTGCCCCGCCGCGCGGCCGGTACCGGCGGCGCGCCGGCGGTGGGGTCGCCCGGACAATCCGGTTCGTCCAACCCCGCGCGGCTCGTCCGGCTGAGCAACATCGCTTCGCTTTCCGAAGAGATCACCGCCGGCCGAATCGATCGCACCGACCGCGCGCGGTCGGCGAATCTTCGCGCCTCTGTCGGGCCCGGATACGCACTGGGCGACCGGCTGGCAGCGATCCAGGAAGCCGCCGACGAACTGCGGCAGCCGCCGGTGAATATGTCCGCCGCCTACACGACAACCATCGCCGGGCGGGGCGCTGAGTTACAGACGACCTTCACCGAGTTCCTGATCGCGTTCAGCCTGTCGATCGTGTTCATGTACATGATCCTGGCGAGCCAGTTCGAGAGTGTGCTGCACCCGTTCACCATTCTGCTGTCGTTGCCGCTGAGCGTGCCTTTCGCCCTGTTCAGCCTCTGGGCGACCGGCGGCACGCTGAACCTGTATTCGGCGCTGGGCATCCTGGTGCTGTTCGGCGTGGTGAAGAAGAACTCGATCCTGCAGATCGATCACATGAACCAGCTCCGCGAACGCGGCGTCGAGCGCCATACCGCGATCATCCAGGCCAACCGCGACCGTCTGCGGCCGATCCTGATGACCACGCTGGCGCTGGTCGCCGGCATGCTGCCCCTGGCCCTCGGCACCGGCCCCGGCGCCGAAGAACGCCAGGCGGTGGCGGTGGTGGTCATCGGCGGGCAGACGCTGTCGCTGCTGCTGACACTGCTCGTCACGCCGGTCGCTTACAGCTTGTTTGACGATTTCGGAAGCTGGGTCCGGCGGCGGAGAAGATCAACAGAAGTGGACGATCTCGCCCCGGCGATTGAAGGTGGGACGAGAATACCGGCGTGAGGCTTTACAACACTCCGCGGGGACGAAGCGAATGCAAAACGCAAAACAGGCAATTAAAAATGCAAAACGGTGCGAGTCCGTTTTGCATATTTCATTGCCTGTTTTGCATTTTGCATTCCGACGGATGTACGCGCCCTAACACTCCCCCGCCGCATTGGAGGAGAGAACAATTCGGGACTTAAGTGTCGGATAAGTCGTCATCCAATCGCTGATTGTGCGACGATTCTCTGATTTTGCCTTGGGTGGCAGAAGCGAAAACTGATGTACCGCTTCATCAACACAGTCTCGCTCAAGTAAGAACTTGATTAGGTTAATGCGGTGCTCAGCAAGTTCAGGCGACCGACTGACTGCGCTGCCGAGCAATCGCTGGGCTTCAACGTGTCGGCCTAATCGATCCAACACGCACCCCAACAGGCTTTCGAAATGCGCTAGCCACGCATTCCTTCGATCGAAAACCCCGACGGTAGAAGACGGAACGAGACGCTCCTTTGATTCAGAAATGAGTTCTCGAACTACAGGCTCGGCGGCCAGGGTGTCAGCGCCGCGAGAATCAACGTATAGAACGAGATCGAGATACCACTCCCAAATCGCAAAGGCGACCGCGTCTGAGTCGCCGTGGAATGCTGGACGTTCGGGTAATTGCATACCATAGCGTCGAGGCTTTGCTCACCCGCCGCTCGTCCGCCGGGGCACGCCCAGCTTGTTGCCACCACCGGCACCGCCGCCGGAGGACTGACCTTTGGCGCCGGGTCCGCCGCCGGCGAAGGGCAGGCCGCCCTTCTTGGTGTTGCTGGAGAACCCGAGCATTTTGTTGAGACCCGCCGTCGGCTGGGCCAGGTTCTGCTTCAGGTTCTTGAACGACGTGCTTTCGACCTTCGCTTCGGGCTTGGCGGCATCGCCGGCGGGCTTGGGTTGCCCCGCGGAGGCGGTCGGGGTGAGGTTCAGTCCGCCGAGCAGGTCGCGATTGGCCACCAGGTTCGCCGCGGCGCGGGCGGCGAGATTGGTGTCGATCCCCGGGAACGCCGGCTTCGAACCGGCTGGAGCCGCCGGCTTTTGCGCGGGAGCTGCCGCCTTGGCCGCTTTGGGAGCTGCCTTGGGCGTAGCGGCGGCGGCGGGCTTGGCAGCCGGCTTTGCGGCAGGTGCCTCAGCGGGCTTGGCGGCCGGGGCGGGAGCCGCAGCGGGTGCAGTCGCCGCCTTTACTTCTCCCGCGGGTGCCTCGGCCTTGGGGGCGGATTTAGCCTTGGAAGCCTTCTTTGCCTTGCCTTCGGGGGCGGCGGCTTCGACCGGCGTTGCCGCGGGTGTCGCAGCCGGTGCCGCAGCGTCGGTCTTCTTCGCGGTCGCCTTGGCCGGCTTGGGGTCCGTCGGTTCGCTCGCGTTGTCCTGTTTCTTCGCTTTCGCCATGCGTTGCTACCTTCCTTAGGGCCGGGGATTGTAAGGACGGATACCGCCTGTGGGAAGGTGGGAAGTCGCGACCGACGACATCCTGCGGAAACATGCACCTTCGGTGCAACCCGCCTGGCGCGGCAGGGTAACTCGACTACCACGTCGGTCGAGCAAAGACAGAGGAACCACAGATGCACACAGATCTTCACAGATGCAATGCGTCGGAGTTGAAAGAACTAAAACGGGCTGACACTGGCCTGCCGCAGCAAAAAGACGAGGTTGTCTGTCCTGATCATCTGTGCAGATCTGTGTGCATCTGTGGCTCCTCTGTCTTTGCTCGACCGACGTGGTAGTCGAATTACCCTCCGTGTCTCCGCGCCTCCGTGGTGCTCTCCCCTTCAGCTGCCCGGAAATAGTTGCACCCGGTGTGCCCGCGAATCGGCCGCCCGCCCTACCACGCCTGACCGCCGGTCCGTATGATGCTCCGCTCGAATCGCCCGGCGGACACTGGATACGCTGCCGGGACCGGATTCTTCGTCACGTTGCGGGCCGCTGTAGCCCGCCAACCGAGGCCCACCGATGTGGAAAGCTGTCATCACAACCGCCGTCGTCCTGTATGCGGCGGTGATGGGTTGCGTGCTGATGCCCGGCGGCACGAACCGCCCGGCGCCGACCGCCGACCCCGTGGATGCCGCGCCCCCGCTCCGCGCCAAGCTCACCGGCCTGCCGCTGCGTGGCATCGCCACGTCGATGGTTCATCCGGAGAACCTGCCGGCGTATTTCAAGGTGGTCGATGAGGTCGTTGCCACCGGGGCCGACACGATCGAGATTGTCGTCGCCGGCCGGCAGGAGAACGGCAGCAGCACGCAGATTTTCGTCGACCAGCGTTACACCGCCAGCAAGGAACAGCTCCTGGAGCTTTTCGCATACGCCAAGAAGAAGAACCTTCGGGTCATGCTGATGCCGATCGTGCTGCTGACCAACCCGCGCGGCAACGAATGGCGTGGCACGATCAAGCCCGATCTCTGGGCCGACTGGTTCGACAACTACCGCGCGTTCATCGGCCATTACGCCGACGTCGCCGCCGCCGGCAAGGTGGATGTGCTGGTCGTCGGATCGGAGCTGGTCAGTACCGAGGTGCACGCCGCCGAGTGGAAGAAGACCATCAGCATGGTCCGCGAGAAGTTCCCGGCCGGCATGCTGACCTATTCCTCCAACTGGGACCACTACGCCAACATCCCCTTCTGGGAGCAGCTCGATTTCATCGCCATGAACAGCTACTGGGCCCTGGGCAAGGACAACCAGGTGACGGTGCCCGAGATCATGGTGAAGTGGAAGGAAATCCAGAAGGAACTGATCAACTTCAGCAACAAGAAGGGCAAGCCGATCGTGTTCAGCGAGGTCGGCTGGTGCAGCATCAGCAACGCCGCCGACGAACCCTGGGACTACACCAAGACCAGCCTTCAGCCCGACTGGGAACTGCAGCGCAAGCTCTACGAAGCGTTCTTCAGAAGCTGGTACGGCAATCCGAATCTCGGCGGCTTCATGATCTGGGAATGGCACCCCTACCCGGTGACCGAAGTCGATAAAACCTACATCCCCAAGGGCAAGCCGGCCTACAACATCCTCAAAGAGTGGATGAGCAAAGGGCCGTGGGATGTGAAATGAGCGGCGAGCGCCGCTTCGTGATTGATGAATAGAGCGTAACGAAGGACTCAACGGACCAACGACGACATCGTGGGACAAGCGCAGAGATCGGACTTCGGCCAGGTTGCCGTTACGTTCTACGCTCTACGTTCTACGGCTCGTCATCGACGCACATGGACTACATCGCCACCCGCTATCGTTCCCACACCTGCGGACAGCTCCGCGCTTCTGACATCGGCCAGACCGTGAAACTGGCCGGCTGGGTTCACAATTACCGCGATCACGGCAACCTGGTGCTGATCGACCTGCGCGACCGCGACGGCCTAACCCAAGTCGTGTTCGACATCGACGAGTGCGGACCAGCGTTCCACGAGGAGGCACGCAAGCTTCGCAGCGAATGGGTCATCAGCGTCGAAGGGACCGTCGGCGACCGTGGCGTGGACGACAAGGGAAAGAGCCGTGAGAACCCCAAGCTCGCAACCGGCAAGGTTGAACTGCGCGTCAAGTCGCTGGCCGTCCTCAGCCAGTCGCCGACGCCGCCGTTCCTGCCCGACGAGCACGAGACCGTCCACGAAGAACGCCGGCTGCAGTACCGCTTCCTCGACCTTCGCCGGGCGGAGATGCAGGAGACCCTGCGCGTCCGCTACCGCGTGACAAAGATCATGCGCGATTACCTCGGCGATCTGGGGTTCTGGGAAATCGAAACGCCGTTCCTGACGCGCAGCACACCGGAAGGCGCTCGCGATTTCATCGTGCCGTCGCGGAACCAGGTCGGCAGCTTCTACGCGCTGCCGCAGTCGCCGCAGCTCTTCAAGCAGTTGTTGATGGTCGGCGGGTGCGACAAGTACATGCAGATCGTCCGGTGTTTCCGCGACGAAGACCCCCGCGCCGACCGTCAGGCCGAGTTCACCCAGCTCGACGTGGAGATGTCGTTCATCGACCGCGAAGACATCATCAAGGTGATGGAAGGCTTGGTCCGCAAGATCTGGAAGGACATCCTCGGCAAGGAAGTCCCCAACCCCATCCCGCACATCGACTACGACGAGGCGATGACCAAGTACGGCTCCGACCGCCCCGACCTGCGGTACGGCATGCAACTGCATGACATCACCGACCTGGCCCACACCACCGAGTTTGCGGTCTTCAAGAACGCCCCGATGGTCAAGTGCATCGTCGTGCCCGGCGGCGCGAAGATGACCCGCAAGGAGACCGATGCCCTGGCCGAGTGGAGCAAGGGCTACGGCGGCAAGGGCGTCGCGGTCACCAAGGTGATCAACCTGCAGCAGGCGGTAACCGACAAGATCATCCCCACCGTCGCCGAGGCCGAGAAGACAGGTGTTTTTGCCGCCGGTAGCGACTCGCACCTCTACACCGGCGTCGCCAAGTTCGTCGCGTCGATCGCCGAGGAGGTTGTCAGCCGTATTGGCGCCAAGCACGGCGACCTGCTCTGTTTCGTCGCCGACAAACCGAAGGTGGTCTACAAGGTGCTCGGCGAGCTTCGGCTGAAGATGGCCAAGGACATGAAGATGCCCGCCAGCACCGAGTTCGCCTGGTGCTGGGTCGTCAACTTCCCGGCGCTGGAATACAGCGAGGAAGACGGCCGCTTCGTCGCGACGCATCACCCGTTCACGGCCCCGCTCGACGAGGACGTTGCGAAGATGACGAGCACCGACCGCGCCACGATCGAAGGCATCAAGGCCAAGGCGTATGACCTGGTCGTCAACGGCTCGGAAGTGGGCGGCGGATCGATCCGTATCCACCGGATGGACGTGCAGCAGGCGCTGTTCTCGCTGCTGGGCATCGACGCCGAGGCCCAGAAAGCAAAGTTCGGCTTCCTGCTCGATGCGCTGCAGTTCGGAGCCCCGCCGCACGGCGGTATCGCGCTGGGCCTGGACCGGCTGGTGATGATCCTGCGGAACATCCACAACATCCGCGACGTCATCGCATTCCCCAAGACCCAGAGCGGCGCAGACCTGATGTGCGGCGCACCGGCGGCGATCGACGACCGGCAGTTGCGCGACGCCCACATCCGCGTCGTACTTCCGCCGGCAACGGCTCCGGCCACGCCAAAGGCGTAAGTACCGAGGTGGACATGGGAGGGATTCAATTACAATCCCTCCCATGTCTACCCTGCGCATAGGCGTCATCGGGGCCGGCGGGATCGCGGCCAAAATGCACTTCCCGGAACTGGCCGACCTCCGCGACCGCGCGAAGGTCACGCTCATTTCCGGTCGCAACGAGAAACGCCTGGCGATCATCAAGGATCGCTTTGACATCCCCCGACATACGACCCGCTACGAAGACGTGATCGCCGACGACAGCATCGACGCCGTCATCGTCGCCACGCCACACCCGCAGCACGTGAAGTGGGGCATCGCGGCGCTGGAAGCGGGCAAGCACGTTTACATGCAGAAGCCGCTGTCCGGCGAGATGGCCGAGGCCGATGCCTTCGTCGCCGCGTGCGACCGACACCCCGATCGCATCGTCTACTGCCTGCCGCACTTCGACGACACGGTGTTGTCGGTTCGGGCGGCGCTCCGCCGTGGCGATCTGGGCAAGCCGACGGGCATGCGGGCCCGCACCAGCCATGGCGGCCCGGAAGTGTATTACCGCGAAGTCGCCACGTTCTTCGGCGAGCCCGAATCGACCGACCTCTGGTTCTTCGACGAGAAAAAGGCCGGCGTGGGCGCGCTGTTCGACATGGGCGTCTACGCGACGAGCTACACGATCGCGATCCTGGGCACGATCAAACGCGTGACGGCCGTCACCGCGACGATCGACAAGCCGACCACGCTGGAAGACACCGCCACGCTCATTCTGCAGGCCGAGAATGGCGCCCTGGCGACGGCCGAGACAAGCTGGTGCGATCCCGGCCGAACCTGGGCGTTCAGCGTTCATGGGAGCAAGGCAAAGGTGACTTTCGGCGCGAACGACCCGGCCAAGCTCCACACGCCGACGGCCCTGGATCGCGATAACGCCCCGATCGACATCACCGATCTGCCGATGCGGGTGCAGGTCGGCAATTCCCACCGCCACTGGCTCGACTGCATCGCAACCGGCGTTCAGCCGCCGGTATCCAACGCCCGGACGGCAAGACACGTCACCGAGGTGTTGCTGGCGGGCCTGAAGTCCGGCAAGGAAGGCAAGCCGGTGGACGTGCGGTCGACGATGGAGGGGTAGTCAGACGTCAGACGCGCAGCACCACGCGTCGCGGAACGCGCCATCAGTGACACGGGCTTCCAGCCCGTGCGTGCGATGTCGGAGTCGGTAGACGTTCATTTTCTTGATTACAACGCATCCCGCACGGGCTGGAAGCCCGTGTCACTGACGGCGCCTTTACCGACAAGCCTTCCTCATCATCGATCAGATGACACGCGCTATCCACCTCGCTAAGATCATGCCAGCATGAAGCCCCGCACCGCCATTCACGCCCCCCATTAGCGGCCTTGCCCGCCCGCCGTTTCGCTCGCCATGTCGTGGCGTGTGCCTGTTTCGCTGTCTCCCGTTTCTCCGAGCCGATTGCCATGAATGACGTCTCCGCCGAGCCCACGACCCTCTTGCGCAAGCTGCGTGAAACCGCCGACCGCTACGAGCAGATCGTCGACACCCTGAACGACCCCGCCACCTTCTCCAATTCGCAGAAGCTGGTCGCGCTCACGCGCGAGAAGGGAAGCCTGGAAGGCGTCGTCGGGCGGTATCGCGATTACCTGAAAGTGCGCGACGAAGTCGCCAGCCTGAAAGAGATGTCCGCCGGCGGTGACGCCGAGATGGCCGAGCTCGCCGCCGCCGAACTGCCCGATGCCCAGGCGAAAGTCAGCCAGATGCTCGAAGCCCTCAAGGACGAGTTCGTCGCCGCTGAAGACAAGGCGGTCGATTCGTTCTTCCTGGAAATCCGGGCCGGCACCGGCGGCGACGAAGCGGCACTCTTCGCCGGCGACCTCTTCGAGATGTATCGCAAGTATTCCGAGCAGCACCGCTGGCGGTTTGACGTGTCGGACTTCTCGACCTCCGAGCGCGGCGGGTTCAAGGAAGTGGTCGTCAACATCAAGGGCAACGGCGCTTACCGCCATCTTCGTTTCGAGGCCGGCGGGCACCGCGTGCAGCGCGTCCCCGAAACCGAAACCGCCGGGCGGATCCACACCAGCCTCGCCACCGTCGCCGTCCTGCCGGAACTGCCGGATGTGAAGATCGACATCAACCCGAAGGACGTCGAAGAAGGCGGCTGTCGCGGCGGCGGGCCCGGCGGGCAGAACGTGAACAAGGTCGAAACCGGCTGGCGGCTGCTCCACAAGCCCAGCGGCCTGCAGTTCAAGATGACCGAGCACAAGAGCCAGGGGCAGAATAAGGAACGTGCCTGGGCCCTGCTCCGCGCCACGCTGTATGAAATGGAACGCAGCAAGCAGCACCAGCACCTCACCGCCAGCCGAAAGGCGATGATGGGTTCCGGCGACCGGAGCCAGCGCATCCGCACGTACAATTTCCCCCAGAACCGCTGCACCGATCACCGCCTCGGCGGCGAAGGCGCGGGCGAGAAGAACTTCAACCTGACGGCGGTCGTCGCCGGCGACATGGACCCGGTCATCATGGCGCTGTGGGAACTGGACAAGCAGCAGCGGTTGGAGGAGCTGTGATGGTGGGAATGACGAATGACGAAAACTCGAATGGCGAATGAATGATCAATGACCAGGCTCGAATGCCACGAGGTGCAACTTCCTCCCCCATTTCGTTCGAGCTTGAACTTTGATCATTCACTCGTCATTCGAGTT is part of the Humisphaera borealis genome and encodes:
- a CDS encoding efflux RND transporter permease subunit; amino-acid sequence: MQKLAEICIKRPVFASMLILALVVVGATAYYKLGVDRLPSIDLPTVYVRTTLPGAGPEEVETQVSEIIEEAVNTVEGIEELRSISSTGSSVVIIRFDLSRDIDVAAQDVRDRVAAVLRRLPNDVDPPTVAKSDADSDPSITIAVSSDRALRELTEFAETTVKEQLERSIGVGEVRVVGGARRTVNVWLDADKLVSYQLPVTAVRDAIARQNADVPGGQVTGKSRELTLRTMGRLSTAEEFNDIAIETRNGQPIRVRDIGRAEDGSAEQRSASRLNGKPTVTLEVRRQSGANTVRVIEGVKAKLAEIQPQLPQDVRLEVLQDQSRYIYNALHEINVHLVLGSILACLVVLAFMRSWRSTIIAGVAIPTSVVATFGMMWALNFTLNSVTMLALVLMVGIVIDDAIVVLENIFRFVEEKKMNSFEAARAATAEIGLAVLATTLSLVVIFIPVSFMSSVSGRFLYQFGITAAVAVMVSLLVSFTLTPMMSARLLRGEAKKHAKRSGGTVADANAAPNGESSNGNGHAGNGHADATVVDPQALSAADAHTSRSRGGFYGYIDRSYTWMLEFAMRHRIAVTVVAILVILSSVPLYQAVRLEYTPGNVDEGEFAVSVTGPQSTSWAATNAAIQAIEEEVRQVRGVQLVLGSSGGGFTGGVNTGNIYVRMVPHEQRVWSITRMLKGFLHGDFTGSFKDNYSQRDVIADVRKRVAKFKDVRVAVRAYSPFNTGGGRYEIDFVFKGPELQELARYTDLLRQQSDKLGIVDADTTLKLDAPELRVKIDRAKAADLGIDAADIGTALRLMVGGETEVSRYRDPKAGEDYLVQLRLTEADRSDPTMLDQLYLPRRAAGTGGAPAVGSPGQSGSSNPARLVRLSNIASLSEEITAGRIDRTDRARSANLRASVGPGYALGDRLAAIQEAADELRQPPVNMSAAYTTTIAGRGAELQTTFTEFLIAFSLSIVFMYMILASQFESVLHPFTILLSLPLSVPFALFSLWATGGTLNLYSALGILVLFGVVKKNSILQIDHMNQLRERGVERHTAIIQANRDRLRPILMTTLALVAGMLPLALGTGPGAEERQAVAVVVIGGQTLSLLLTLLVTPVAYSLFDDFGSWVRRRRRSTEVDDLAPAIEGGTRIPA
- a CDS encoding Gfo/Idh/MocA family protein, with the translated sequence MSTLRIGVIGAGGIAAKMHFPELADLRDRAKVTLISGRNEKRLAIIKDRFDIPRHTTRYEDVIADDSIDAVIVATPHPQHVKWGIAALEAGKHVYMQKPLSGEMAEADAFVAACDRHPDRIVYCLPHFDDTVLSVRAALRRGDLGKPTGMRARTSHGGPEVYYREVATFFGEPESTDLWFFDEKKAGVGALFDMGVYATSYTIAILGTIKRVTAVTATIDKPTTLEDTATLILQAENGALATAETSWCDPGRTWAFSVHGSKAKVTFGANDPAKLHTPTALDRDNAPIDITDLPMRVQVGNSHRHWLDCIATGVQPPVSNARTARHVTEVLLAGLKSGKEGKPVDVRSTMEG
- a CDS encoding glycoside hydrolase family 113, which gives rise to MWKAVITTAVVLYAAVMGCVLMPGGTNRPAPTADPVDAAPPLRAKLTGLPLRGIATSMVHPENLPAYFKVVDEVVATGADTIEIVVAGRQENGSSTQIFVDQRYTASKEQLLELFAYAKKKNLRVMLMPIVLLTNPRGNEWRGTIKPDLWADWFDNYRAFIGHYADVAAAGKVDVLVVGSELVSTEVHAAEWKKTISMVREKFPAGMLTYSSNWDHYANIPFWEQLDFIAMNSYWALGKDNQVTVPEIMVKWKEIQKELINFSNKKGKPIVFSEVGWCSISNAADEPWDYTKTSLQPDWELQRKLYEAFFRSWYGNPNLGGFMIWEWHPYPVTEVDKTYIPKGKPAYNILKEWMSKGPWDVK
- a CDS encoding peptide chain release factor 1; the encoded protein is MNDVSAEPTTLLRKLRETADRYEQIVDTLNDPATFSNSQKLVALTREKGSLEGVVGRYRDYLKVRDEVASLKEMSAGGDAEMAELAAAELPDAQAKVSQMLEALKDEFVAAEDKAVDSFFLEIRAGTGGDEAALFAGDLFEMYRKYSEQHRWRFDVSDFSTSERGGFKEVVVNIKGNGAYRHLRFEAGGHRVQRVPETETAGRIHTSLATVAVLPELPDVKIDINPKDVEEGGCRGGGPGGQNVNKVETGWRLLHKPSGLQFKMTEHKSQGQNKERAWALLRATLYEMERSKQHQHLTASRKAMMGSGDRSQRIRTYNFPQNRCTDHRLGGEGAGEKNFNLTAVVAGDMDPVIMALWELDKQQRLEEL
- the aspS gene encoding aspartate--tRNA ligase, giving the protein MDYIATRYRSHTCGQLRASDIGQTVKLAGWVHNYRDHGNLVLIDLRDRDGLTQVVFDIDECGPAFHEEARKLRSEWVISVEGTVGDRGVDDKGKSRENPKLATGKVELRVKSLAVLSQSPTPPFLPDEHETVHEERRLQYRFLDLRRAEMQETLRVRYRVTKIMRDYLGDLGFWEIETPFLTRSTPEGARDFIVPSRNQVGSFYALPQSPQLFKQLLMVGGCDKYMQIVRCFRDEDPRADRQAEFTQLDVEMSFIDREDIIKVMEGLVRKIWKDILGKEVPNPIPHIDYDEAMTKYGSDRPDLRYGMQLHDITDLAHTTEFAVFKNAPMVKCIVVPGGAKMTRKETDALAEWSKGYGGKGVAVTKVINLQQAVTDKIIPTVAEAEKTGVFAAGSDSHLYTGVAKFVASIAEEVVSRIGAKHGDLLCFVADKPKVVYKVLGELRLKMAKDMKMPASTEFAWCWVVNFPALEYSEEDGRFVATHHPFTAPLDEDVAKMTSTDRATIEGIKAKAYDLVVNGSEVGGGSIRIHRMDVQQALFSLLGIDAEAQKAKFGFLLDALQFGAPPHGGIALGLDRLVMILRNIHNIRDVIAFPKTQSGADLMCGAPAAIDDRQLRDAHIRVVLPPATAPATPKA